A region from the Silene latifolia isolate original U9 population chromosome 7, ASM4854445v1, whole genome shotgun sequence genome encodes:
- the LOC141592566 gene encoding uncharacterized protein LOC141592566 translates to MAQAPKPITSPVSQSLYPTLAFFLLAFGLLLTASFFIYEATSSRKNRSLKRELVTGAVASVFMGFGSLFLLLSTGVYV, encoded by the exons ATG GCTCAAGCACCAAAACCCATCACCAGTCCCGTCTCGCAATCGCTCTACCCTACTCTCGCTTTCTTCCTCCTCGCTTTCGGTCTCCTCCTTACTGCCTCGTTCTTCAT CTATGAGGCAACTTCATCCAGGAAGAACCGAAGTCTTAAAAGAGAACTAGTCACTGGAGCAGTTGCATCTGTTTTCATG GGTTTCGGATCTTTGTTCTTACTCTTGTCAACCGGCGTTTACGTGTAA